The following are encoded together in the Primulina tabacum isolate GXHZ01 chromosome 18, ASM2559414v2, whole genome shotgun sequence genome:
- the LOC142532899 gene encoding auxin efflux carrier component 5 isoform X2, producing the protein MAGDVQEQRMFLGADVIAKAIAGVGLALWIRFSKKDFSWLITSFSLSSFNNTLVVGVPLLKAMYGGLGEDLVVQSSVIQSLVWLPILLFMFEFRRACDSSNGSCINNENGQDKQLQAMSSSTQIPQSSSTVAIEIFDGADDTVKSAGVNRTVAPSSSQFLPFMKKVWIRLSRNPNNYACVLGLIWALLANRWNLKMPRIVEGSILIMSKAGSGVAMFNMGLFMALQESVLGCGVGLCMYGMVLRFVGGPMSTAVGSLALGLHSNVLRIAIIQAALPQAIVSFVFAQEYGLHANLLSAAVIFGTIISLPLLIVYYLILNLVH; encoded by the exons TTTGTGGATTCGTTTCTCGAAGAAGGATTTTTCATGGCTGATAACTTCGTTCTCTCTGTCCAGTTTCAATAACACGCTAGTGGTCGGAGTCCCTCTGTTGAAGGCCATGTATGGGGGACTAGGGGAGGACTTGGTGGTGCAATCATCTGTCATCCAATCCCTCGTGTGGCTACCGATTCTCCTCTTCATGTTCGAATTCAGGCGTGCGTGTGATTCTAGTAATGGTTCTTGCATCAACAACGAAAATGGTCAGGATAAGCAGCTTCAAGCAATGTCTTCTTCCACCCAAATACCACAATCATCAAGCACTGTTGCGATAGAAATCTTCGACGGCGCTGATGATACTGTTAAATCAGCAGGCGTGAACAGAACAGTAGCACCATCATCTTCTCAATTTTTGCCATTTATGAAGAAAGTTTGGATTAGGCTGAGCAGAAATCCTAATAACTATGCTTGTGTTCTTGGCCTAATTTGGGCTCTCTTAGCAAACAG ATGGAATTTGAAAATGCCTCGCATAGTGGAAGGATCGATTCTCATAATGTCGAAAGCCGGAAGTGGAGTGGCCATGTTCAACATGG GATTGTTCATGGCACTACAAGAAAGTGTACTAGGATGTGGTGTTGGCTTATGCATGTATGGAATGGTTCTGAGGTTTGTTGGTGGACCTATGTCTACTGCTGTTGGATCTCTAGCTTTAGGTTTGCATTCCAATGTACTTCGAATCGCGATTATTCAGGCGGCGTTACCACAGGCTATTGTCTCGTTCGTATTCGCTCAAGAATACGGTTTGCATGCTAATCTACTCAGTGCCGC GGTAATCTTCGGCACAATCATTTCCCTTCCTCTCTTGATTGTCTATTATCTTATTTTAAATCTTGTTCATTGA
- the LOC142533551 gene encoding uncharacterized protein LOC142533551, which translates to MTSFSDFPPICRYQKERRTCIRTVFPIASLLFLALFSCLWFAQDNQQKLIESNSQGRSGTESRRSCKNERSCRPPGSESLPKGIVVKTSNLERRPLWGSPKKTSSSMSLFAVPVGIKQKINVDKLVQKFLASNFVVMLFHYDGNVDIWKDFQWSNQVIHVSVDNQTKWWFAKRFLHPDIVADYDYIFLWDEDLGVENFHPARYLSIVRDEGLEISQPALEIGESEVHHLITARWKRSKVHRRTYKVGGKETQCDDNSTHPPCTGWIEVMAPVFSKNAWRCVWHMVQNDLIHAWGLDMQLGYCAQGDRMKNIGVVDAEYIVHYGYPTLGEEEHTQGSLNAEKINKRVEVRRQSYNEYKVFKRRWKRAAEDDRCWTDPYPRETG; encoded by the exons ATGACGAGTTTCTCCGATTTC CCGCCAATATGCAGGTATCAAAAGGAGAGGAGAACTTGTATACGCACCGTCTTTCCCATAGCTTCTCTACTATTTCTTGCATTGTTTTCATGCTTATGGTTTGCACAAGACAATCAGCAG AAACTAATAGAATCAAACTCACAAGGGAGGAGTGGGACTGAGAGTAGAAGAAGCTGCAAG AATGAACGCAGTTGCAGGCCACCTGGAAGCGAATCACTGCCTAAAGGGATAGTTGTCAAAACCTCTAACTTGGAAAGACGACCATTATGGGGTTCTCCAAAG AAGACAAGTTCATCGATGAGTTTGTTCGCTGTTCCTGTTGGAATAAAGCAGAAGATAAATGTAGATAAGCTGGTTCAAAAG TTCCTGGCAAGCAATTTTGTTGTGATGCTTTTCCATTATGATGGCAATGTTGATATCTGGAAGGATTTTCAATGGAGCAATCAGGTCATACATGTATCTGTTGATAACCAAACTAAATG GTGGTTTGCCAAAAGATTCTTGCATCCAGATATAGTAGCAGATTATGATTATATTTTCTTGTGGGATGAAGACTTAGGAGTTGAGAACTTCCACCCTGCACG ATATTTATCAATTGTTAGAGATGAAGGATTAGAGATATCACAACCAGCGCTTGAAATAGGGGAATCTGAGGTGCATCACCTTATAACTGCACGATGGAAGAGATCAAAAGTACACAG GAGGACTTACAAAGTTGGTGGTAAGGAAACTCAATGTGATGATAACAGCACTCATCCTCCATGCACAGG ATGGATAGAAGTTATGGCCCCAGTATTCTCCAAGAATGCATGGCGTTGTGTATGGCATATGGTCCAG AATGACTTGATTCATGCCTGGGGACTTGACATGCAGCTCGGTTATTGTGCACAG GGAGATCGGATGAAAAACATAGGAGTTGTGGATGCTGAATACATAGTTCACTATGGCTACCCAACACTAGGAGAAGAAGAG CATACACAAGGAAGTTTGAATGCAGAAAAAATAAACAAGAGAGTCGAAGTGAGAAGACAGTCATATAATGAGTACAAGGTATTCAAAAGGCGATGGAAGAGAGCAGCAGAGGATGATCGATGTTGGACTGATCCATATCCACGTGAAACTGGTTAA